The region ttaagtCTGAATAATTACTGAGAATggttattaaaataatgaacacgtttttttttttcgctttaTCGATTAATATGTATTAAGAAACAACATGTTAACTATATCTGACATTAgcaattgtttttctttttttcttttttccagtgaaatccCGAACAGCTCAGCAGGCCAAAATTAAATGGGTGGTGAATATAGTGTATTATGTTCTCCAGGTAAGTTTGAATGTGACCtttgctgaaaatgtgaaataaataaaaaaagaagtatacAGAACTGTGCCAGGTCCTCCTGAGGAGGGATATTGATGATGTTGAAAATGGCTGCCTTGGCATTCAATATCAGAATTAAACCATATAACTTTCCTATGTGCTAAGACCTTGCCATAGGACTGTGCCTGCCTGTGCAATcataaatgccccccccccccacctccacaatCTTTAGTTATTTAACAGTGGTAGCACTGCTGCCTCATTCTTAGAAAAATAGCAATTGTAGTAAAAATAGTAATTGTAATGTGGCCCTGGAAATGTTTATTGGATACACCTTTTACCCACTCTTAAACGATTTTATTAAGTTTTATGAAAAGATAGTATCAGTGTGGATGGTACATTTAGTGAGCTAGCTAGTGAAGCTTGCTAGTTTGCCAAGTTCTTGAATTACATATGTTCTGCACTACCTTCTGTCTCCTGTCAAAACCTTTCCAGTCCTTAGCTGCAGTTAtttgtatttactttatttagaTTATATTACATACAACATGTTGTATCCTTACACACTACCTATTGGCTATCTAGCCAACTCTTGACTGAAATGTGACTCTTGACATGGGAAAAACAACAGATTGCTTCTTGAAAGATGTTCACCACATATCATTACAGTACTGTAGTTTTTGTGCCGAGTTATCGTATGAGAAGGTACTGGTGTGCTCTGTTTACTAGGCTGCATTGATGATCTCCCTGATTTGGAAGTATTATGCCGACCCAGTGACAGTTCTTCCCAGTAAGTGGATTGCCCCTCTGGAGCGGTTGGTCGCTTTCCCATCTGGAGTGgcaggtaataataataataataataataataaatgtattttatatagcgcttttcatagTCTCAAAGGTTCTTTACAACACAGGGAAGAAACAATCAACAAAAACCAGGGTACAagcataattatttaaaaaaaaaaaaacggacaaaGATacgataaaaaaacaaacaatacataAAATGCAGTGGGACCAGTGGTGGTAGGAGGGGGTGTGATGGACAGAGGGGGAAGACAGACATCTAGGGAAGGCTCgggaaaagaggtgggttttCAGGTGTGATTTGAAGTAGGTGAGTGAGTCTGAGGTACAGATGTCAGGGGAGAGGGCAGAGTTAGAGGGTAAGCCCTGATTATGGTGTGGCCAAAGCCCTTGTTTAGAAGGGGAAACATTTCAGAATGGCGCATTTATGTACTTTggcaaaatatgtatatttgaagtatgtctttaaaaaacatttttaaagctgaaTTTCACTAGATGTCTACCAGCCTCATTttgttcagcttttttttttttattgttcaatcCTCAAGTGAAAAGTGACTTGGGTAGATTTCTCCCGAACACTTTAAGTAAATTGTGATTCCACGTTTCTGGAGACTTTGGAGCTTGAAATGAATCCCTTCCCTTTAAAAGGGGTTTGAAGTAAGTTCTCCATTGGTACATTTTTAAGGTGGTCTCTGagttgtctgtgtgtctgcttgcaCAGCAGTATCTGCAGATTACCTGCAGATCGAGCAGTGATAGGCCATTGCTTCTGTGCATTAAAGAAATCATCTTGCGTCGCTTGTTTTGAATGGCATATTggtttcatatttctgttttgatttgttatAAATAACTATGAATAGGttgataaataattattaatcctttgcaaattgtacatttttaacacACTTATCCTCGGTCCGGAAACACTGCACATGATGGTTATTATGTCTCTCAACTTTGTTTCAGGTGGAGTGGGAATCACAACCTGGCTTGTGGTTTGCAACAAGGTAGTGGCGATCGTACTGCAGGCTGTGGGTTGAAGAAACTGGACTTGATATCTGCTTTCTACAGTGTTCAAAGATCAATGATTAATGGGtattgtgaaaaagtaattcctTCCTGTTCATGTTGAAAAAATTTGCCATTAAATTATTCTGTTCAGTTCATCTCATGCTGACTTGAAAACATACAAACTTCAACAGTACATAAAATATACACTATATTGGCGATAATCTGAGCAATATGCTTCAGGATATATCAGCATTGACCAGAATATTTCTTCTGGGAGCAATTTGTTGAAATGAGATTGGTGGGGGAAAACTCCTGTTTCCCgtagagaaaaaacaaaaaatgtgtatgaatacgtgtgtgtgtataaatatacatgcatatatacgcacatatacacacacagttggctccataatgtttgggacaaaggcaaaaaaaaaaaaatttatttattttttacaattttagatttgtaatgaaactattcccatgtggttaaagtgcacgtTCTCAAGTTTATAGGTAAACTTGTATGGGTATCactgtagaaatgacagcactttttatacatactccccccccccccccccatttcattcTATTTGTCCAAAAGAATggtcaccataatgaagaaaaaccaccCAAACAGCAGCCCAACAGACCAGAGACACTTTTCAGGAGGCAGGCTGGCCTGGATGTGTCATTGCCTACTGTCAAAAGTAGTCTTCACGATCAGAACTACTGAGGCTACACTGCAGCATGCAAACCTAGTCAGCCACAAAGACGGGTTtctggccaggttacagttcgCTAAGAAGCACTGAAAAGAGCCCGCAGAGTTCTGGGAAAAGGTCTTGTAGACCGATGGGACCAAGATGCACTTGTATCATTGTATCAAAAGGAAATGCCATTATCCaaagccccccccgccccctcatctgtgaaatatggtggtggcGGGTATTATGGTTTGGACATGTATGGCAgtcacagatactggctcacttgttttcaaCGATgctgtaactgctgatagcagcagctgaatgaaatcaaaatgaaaatgtacagaagcatcttatctgctcaagttcaaccaaatccCTCCTAATCCCACTTCACTGTACAGTAAGACAGTGATCCTGTAAAATACTGTTAAGGCAGCAACGGtgtttttcaaagctaaaaaaCTCTTGACTGCCCCCCAggacaagcaggagctgaagatggctgcagtgcaggcctggcagagaatCACCAGAGAatatactcagcacctggtgatgtcattGGGTCACAGATTTAAAGCCGTCATTGCATGCAagggatatgcaacaaagtactaagtACTGCATatgaagtgctgtaatttctacatggtcaAACCAAAATTTACTTAAAagaatacccttaaataaaagctgagaatgtgcactttgtACCACCTGTGAAtggttttattacaaatctaaaattacagagtgcagagccaaaccactggcaaactgtcctgggtgtattcctgcctctcgcccaacgCACGCTGgtataggctccagcaccccctgcgaccctgaccagggataagcaggttagataatgaatggatggatatatgtgtgtgtgtgtatatatatatatatatatacacacacacagtatatatgtgtgtggtgtatttgtcctcattatttatttatttattttgtataaccCCCAATTAACAAATAATGTTAATCATAACTCAGCCATGTAAGATGGTGAAATTTGTCAATGCCTCTGACTTTACTGCACAGTGTGTCTTTTGATTGCTTTGGGAACTTCCACAAAGTTGTCTTGAggatgcaaataaacacaacacTAGTGTCTTCTTCCTCCTGTAAGAAATGTGTCACATCTTGTTTTGAATCCATCTACTCTCGAAAAGGGGATTATCCACCGGTGGAAGTTCAAAATATTGTGATTCCTGGAAGCTGTTTTGAAAGTCAGTAGTAATATGAGTACCTGTGTGGGCCTCTGAATTGGCATTCATAGGTGACTTGAACAGTTATTCTGCCACCTTCAGTTCATATGCACTATGGCCTGGTGAGACTTAAAACAGAGCTTCACACTTTCATTGTTCAATACAGATAAAATTAGTCCGGGTTCAAGTTAGTATCCTCTTGAAACGGGTGGGCAATATGGCCTAAAAATTGTATTACGACATTTCCAATATCCAATATTGTGTTAATATTCATGATGgtcttaaataaatattaccagtccaaaaaatgtatttacaactGCAGGCGGTTTTATTATCTACTGACACTTTCAAACTATTAAGGCTCAGTTTACTGTTAAAATTTGAAGTACCCCTTAGAAGAAAGGAGTTGCTTCACATTGTGTTTTCTGAACACAACCCTTAGACCTGGaagttcaaatcaaatcagattttatttatatagcgtatttcacagcaattgtcacaatacgcttcacagacaaccctggcctaaacacccacaggagcaagcctaaagcaacagtggcaaggaaaaacgccctgtggcagatgggaagaaatctcggaAGGAACCaagctcaagggggaaacccatccttctctggtcagctcagggtgtagattgatgaccaacatggtcagtcagtcaatgtttaaaatgttcatattgcggctcagatgatgggcgggACCGGGTGACggtggtggggagcagcaggtggcaatggatgtgggcagggtggaggtaatgatgaaagaggggctggaccgcagtggtgggggagaccagatgACAGCCCTCTTGAAAGttggcaagagccccgccggcagcacGGGGAAGAAAGTAGAAATGGCGATTAGGGAATGTGCAATAGAACAGACGGTGTTCAATAGAACAGAAGTTATTTCCTGTAAGTCCTTAAGTATTCCCTTAAGTTCCATTATGCAAGCACTCCTTAGTGACCAATTTTTAACTACCTATGTCAACCACTTGGGAAATAATTTGGGATCTGCAATCTCTAACTCGGCCAATTCAGACACGATATCACAAAAAAGTGATCAACTTCTCAGCATGTGAGATGTGCATAGATGTGGGAGGAGGAATGCTGAGAATGCCAATGAGTTCAAAtgctggttgctgattttacGATACTGAATAAAATTAGCTTGCGACCCAAACAATTAGATGATGGACTTGTCTTGAAATGGATTTTAGTCATTTATATGCATTCTATATGCATAAAGTGCATTCTCCTCGGCGTGACTAGAGCTTCACTTCCGTCCCTCTGAGTAGCTAGTCTAagtattgttttgcttgttaGTTGTGTCTTGTGGCCTTAATTTGCCTTAGTTTCTTTAAATTAGTCGTCTTTGCTTGTTGCGTCGTCATATTAGTGATTTGTAGCCAGCTGTTTTTACCGGTTAAACTCCTAGTCTTGATTGATTGTCAGCTGTGCAATATTGGTAGTAATTTGTATCGCGTAAGTCTTTGATCGGTAACTTTGTTTCATCCCCGTTTTATCTGCGCAGCTGTTTTGGTTCAAGGTATTGTAAATTGCTTGTATTTGATCCGTTTAGAGCCGCTTATCGCTACATTATTTGAGTAATTACGCGGCACTTCAAATAGTGTTTctgagcgacgctagcgtcgctcctcCTCAGTTTTATGCAAGCTCTTCCcatctctgtctgctctctgccctACAGCACCCGGTTCCAAAGACGTGGCCCCCCTAAGCGACGGAACCCAGCTAACCTCTCCTACCCCCAGCTGTCTCCCTGCAATAACTGCACAGTTGCTGGAGGACtttggaactgccagtctgcttcaAAGAAGGCTGATTTCATCTCAGCCTatgcctccctgctctcccttgatttccttgccctcactgagacatGGATCACCCCAGAGAACACTGCAAccctgctgccctctcctctttcttttcattctccCACACTCCCCGACCATCAGGCCGTGGTGGTGGCACTGGTCTCctaatctctccctcctggaaataCTCAGCCCTACCTCTCTCTGACCTACCCGATTCAGTTTTGAATACCATTCTGTTTCAATCACCTGTCCAACTAATCTAtacattgttgtcatttatcGCCCCCCAGGTCCACTGGGAAACTTCATCGATGAGCTGGATATCCTACTCAGCTctttccctgaggacggcaccccactgatcctgcTTGGAGATTTCAACCTCCACCTGGAAACATCccagtcttcagctgtcctacatctcctccactcctttgacctctccctacaatCATCTCCCCCTACCCACAAGGCGGGCAACCTCCTCGACCTGGTTTTTCTGAGGAATAGCCCTTGCACCGATATCACTGTAACCCCTCTGCACACCTCTGACCACCACTtcgtttccttctccctcccccttgctccctctcacccaccttctccccccacacccactgTATCTGTCCGCCGcaatctctgctccctctcaacctcctctcttgcttcatctgtcactgctgccctccctcctctcgaATCCTTCACTACCCTCCCCACTGATTCTGCATCCACCTCCCTACTTTCCTCCCTTACATCTGCTCTTGACTCCCTCTGCCCCACTGTCTCTAGGCCAACACGTCCATCTCCTCCCCGCCCGTGGATGTCCAATGCCATACGCACCTCCAGGGTTGGACTCCGtgcagcagagaggaagtggaggacatCCAGAGATGCTTCAGACCTCTCTGCCTACCAATCCCTCCTTGCAGCGTTCTCCTCCACGGTGACTGCTGCCAAGGTAAACTACTATCAAACCAAAATCCATAACTACCGTTCTAACCCTCGGcaactgttttctgtcttttcctctctcctcagccagcCATCTGCACGCCCTCAGTCCTCGCTCACTGCTGACGACTTTGCAACCTTCTTTGACGAGAAGATTGCAGTCATCCGCAACTCCTTCTGCACTCCACCTCACCCTATGCTCCCCTCCCCttgtctctccactcctctgcttACGGTCACTGGCTcccaactccccacccctcaacctgtactctcccctccctcaccatttccccttgtttctccgacttctctcccctcaccgATTCTGAGGTTTCACAACTCCTACTTTCCCATCGCCCCACAACCTGTGCCCTTGACCCCATTCCCTCAccactcctccaggcaatctcaCCCGAGATTCTCCCATTCATCACCTCCtggttaactcctccctgacatcCGGCTGCTTCCCGTcaaccttcaagaaggccctcatctcccccctcctgaaaaagaccacactagacccctccatcattgggaactacagaccggtatctctccttccatttctgtcaaaaaccattgaacgtgctgcatcaaatcaactctctgtgtttctttcacagaatgagctcctcgatccccatcagtctggattcagaccaggccactcgacagagaccgcactcctctctgtcaacgaagctctccacgcagcccgagcagcctccctctcctccgtcttattacttctggacctatcggcagccttcgacacagtcgaccaccccaccctcctgtcctcctatctgcaatggggatctgtggcacagtcctcaattggattgagtcttacctctcagatcgctccttccaggtagcctgggctggtaaagtatctgcgccacaccccctcatcaccggagtcccacagggctcggtccttggtcctctcctcttctctctctacacctagtcccttggccctgtcatcacagctcatggtatgtcttaccattgctatgctgatgacacacaactgtttctctccttcccaccctctgacacacaggtctcagcccgcatcactgcctgcctgagtgatattcagagctggatggtccgccaccatctcaagctcaatccaggtaagac is a window of Anguilla rostrata isolate EN2019 chromosome 9, ASM1855537v3, whole genome shotgun sequence DNA encoding:
- the get1 gene encoding guided entry of tail-anchored proteins factor 1 isoform X3 codes for the protein MEMRIEIQGMKQELASISMMDEFARYARLERRINKMTDKLKTHVKSRTAQQAKIKWVVNIVYYVLQAALMISLIWKYYADPVTVLPSKWIAPLERLVAFPSGVAGGVGITTWLVVCNKVVAIVLQAVG
- the get1 gene encoding guided entry of tail-anchored proteins factor 1 isoform X2, translated to MLSKVFQKDAEHEMEMRIEIQGMKQELASISMMDEFARYARLERRINKMTDKLKTHVKSRTAQQAKIKWVVNIVYYVLQAALMISLIWKYYADPVTVLPSKWIAPLERLVAFPSGVAGGVGITTWLVVCNKVVAIVLQAVG